Proteins co-encoded in one Aspergillus flavus chromosome 2, complete sequence genomic window:
- a CDS encoding monocarboxylate transporter (monocarboxylate permease, putative), whose protein sequence is MPSIPEIQHSAESVVTESIEQSPSTTPVYSSSAHLNPEDAKQEHPHKEIQPGPQTILEDESSQTGDPEKSGATTQSVPAKAPDAPPDGGLKAWMVVLGAFCGLFVSFGWINCIGVFLDYYKTHQLQDLPTSTVTWITSLEIFMMFFGGPIVGVFFDNFGPRWVLIAGTFFHVFGLMMVSISKEYYQFILAQGVCSPIGTSAIFHGCLTSVSTWFRRRRALALGVTTCGSSVGGVIFPIMVARLIPIVGFGWTMRICGFLSLGLLVIANLTVQSRLQHHRKPFRPLDFVRPLRELPFVLTTAGTFFVYWGLFLPFAFIPTQAERYGMSSYLASYLIPILNAASILGRLVPPYLADLFGRFNLMMLTSLFSVIIVLALWLPSRSNAPAIVFTSLYGFSSGAAVSLAPALVAQISDLREIGVRSGTYFCIVSFAALTGMPIAGALLPDPLHGSYLKLEIFCGVVMFGGVVFYILAKGRISGWGLMHKV, encoded by the exons ATGCCGTCAATTCCAGAGATACAACACTCCGCCGAAAGCGTCGTTACCGAAAGTATAGAACAATCTCCATCAACAACGCCTGTCTATTCTTCAAGTGCCCATTTGAACCCGGAAGACGCGAAGCAAGAACATCCACATAAGGAAATCCAGCCGGGTCCACAAACAATTCTTGAAGATGAGTCTAGTCAAACCGGGGATCCGGAGAAATCAGGCGCGACTACCCAGTCTGTGCCAGCTAAAGCCCCAGATGCACCCCCGGATGGTGGCCTCAAGGCATGGATGGTAGTGCTCGGTGCCTTCTGTGGGTTGTTTGTCAGTTTTGGGTGGATCAATT GTATTGGTGTCTTCCTGGACTACTATAAAACCCATCAGCTACAGGACTTGCCAACCAGCACAGTAACGTGGATCACTTCGTTGGAGATTTTCATGATGTTTTTCGGG GGTCCCATCGTAGGAGTATTCTTTGACAATTTCGGTCCCCGCTGGGTTCTGATAGCCGGCACATTCTTCCACGTCTTCGGGCTGATGATGGTGTCCATCTCGAAAGAATACTACCAATTCATCCTCGCGCAAGGTGTCTGCAGCCCTATCGGAACAAGTGCCATCTTCCACGGCTGTCTCACCTCCGTGAGCACCTGGTTTCGGCGGCGTCGTGCCCTGGCTCTAGGCGTCACTACTTGCGGCTCAAGCGTCGGAGGAGTAATCTTCCCTATCATGGTAGCTCGACTCATCCCCATAGTAGGATTTGGCTGGACAATGAGGATCTGCGGATTCCTCAGTCTAGGGCTCCTGGTTATTGCCAACCTCACGGTACAATCGCGACTCCAACATCACCGGAAGCCATTCCGACCATTGGATTTCGTTCGCCCACTCCGCGAGCTCCCTTTCGTGCTTACCACGGCCGGAACCTTTTTTGTATACTGGGGCTTATTCTTGCCGTTCGCTTTCATCCCAACTCAAGCCGAGCGGTACGGCATGTCGTCCTATCTGGCATCTTACTTAATCCCGATTCTCAACGCAGCCAG TATTCTCGGCCGTCTCGTGCCGCCCTATCTGGCAGATCTTTTCGGCAGATTCAACCTAATGATGTTAACCTCCCTGTTCTCGGTCATTATCGTTCTCGCTCTATGGCTTCCATCGCGAAGCAACGCTCCTGCCATCGTGTTCACTTCTCTTTACGGTTTCAGCTCCGGTGCTGCTGTCTCCCTTGCGCCAGCGCTAGTCGCTCAGATCTCGGATCTGCGCGAGATTGGAGTTCGTAGTGGAACGTATTTCTGCATTGTATCTTTTGCCGCTTTGACAGGTATGCCGATTGCAGGTGCTCTGTTGCCTGATCCCTTACATGGGTCGTACTTGAAGTTGGAGATTTTCTGTGGTGTGGTGATGTTCGGTGGAGTTGTGTTTTATATCCTGGCCAAGGGAAGAATTAGCGGTTGGGGGCTTATGCATAAAGTCTAA
- a CDS encoding kinesin family protein codes for MSVRVVARVRPLLKSERELDIILRTGSTTQAAPSKTEKQSSQEKKLAALRDRDTIVRIPNPKNVNEEYSFQFNAVYDADSPQQELFDAEVAPTVKHLFYGFDVTLFAYGVTGTGKTHTMRGGKSLADRGVIPRLLSSIYRRSRKLEKDGDGETTVNVSLSYYEIYNDKVFDLFEPPEKRTLAGLPLRDNGGKTVVVGLTERPCTSLKEFESLYDQANTNRSTSATKLNAHSSRSHAILCVKVAVSSGGKTRISTASAIDLAGSEDNRRTDNDKERMVESASINKSLFVLAQCVEAISKKHHRIPYRESKMTRILSLGQNNGLTVMILNLAPIKSYHLDTLSSLNFANRTKKIEVREVENEPMFKGPPRPAARPSVTALRQPLRPLTATANVNLPALANKDKDASKAGEKPVKAFHVYSDKPRSRDSTQFRKPEPPKRPSLDSNHRLLKPSRITQPLQSQKQYEDISAAKIEEMVEKKVEEILAVRAVSEKSRQTQVRELNEQVQKRLEMLEQRIEGTEDARAEGLSFLLMAKQHQARGEDSFALKMYQLALPFFPDNEKLARKISTLKQRIQSKSCPDADTTGNHTLTASKREFGSLLSIKRQSVGTNLKRQAEDSDGEYNPEDRAEELSDDDIEEITQTRRKKRTKTSSPSDEGSSVDCYEAPSPRTIHLLSIINSRDVSQIKLLKGVGVKKAEAIVDCLCEMDQHLEEQDSDRQVQINSLAELSTLRGVGVKTVESMRNGVLA; via the exons ATGAGCGTCCGGGTCGTTGCGCGTGTGAGGCCACTCTTGAAATCCGAGCGGGAAttggatatcatcctccGTACGGGGTCTACAACTCAAGCCGCCCCTAGCAAGACCGAGAAACAGAGctcccaggaaaagaagctggCGGCATTGCGGGACCGGGATACCATCGTACGGATTCCAAACCCCAAGAATGTGAATGAGGAATACTCTTTTCAGTTCAATGCTGTCTACGATGCGGATTCTCCACAGCAGGAGCTCTTTGATGCCGAGG TTGCACCTACGGTTAAGCATTTATTCTATGGTTTCGATGTCACCTTGTTCGCCTACGGAGTCACGGGTACCGGGAAAACACACACGATGCGGGGCGGTAAAAGCCTGGCTGACAGAGGCGTCATTCCCCGTCTTTTGAGTAGCATATATAGACGCAGCCGGAAGCTTGAAAaggatggtgatggagagACGACGGTGAACGTTTCCTTGAGCTATTACGAGATCTACAATGACAAGGTCTTCGACTTGTTTGAGCCCCCGGAGAAGAGAACGCTTGCAGGACTACCTTTGCGTGACAATGGAGGAAAGACAGTGGTTGTAGGCCTGACGGAAAGGCCATGTACAAGTCTGAAGGAGTTCGAGAGCCTTTATGATCAGGCCAACACCAACAGGTCTACATCTGCAACAAAG TTAAACGCTCACTCGTCACGGTCTCATGCAATTCTCTGCGTCAAGGTAGCCGTCAGCTCTGGTGGCAAGACTCGGATCAGCACAGCATCTGCCATTGACTTAGCTGGTTCAGAGGATAATCGTCGAACAGACAATGACAAAGAGCGCATGGTTGAGTCAGCGAGTATTAACAAGAGCCTTTTTGTTCTGGCACAGTGTGTGGAAGCCATAAGCAAGAAACACCATAGAATCCCGTACAGAGAGTCAAAGATGACAAGAATCCTTTCCTTGGGACAGAACAATGGACTGACGGTGATGATTCTCAACCTCGCACCCATCAAATCTTATCACCTGGACACCTTAAGCTCGTTGAACTTTGCCAACCGCACAAAGAAGATTGAGGTTCGTGAGGTGGAGAACGAGCCGATGTTCAAAGGGCCTCCGAGACCAGCAGCGCGTCCTTCAGTGACTGCCCTAAGGCAGCCTCTGCGTCCACTGACCGCTACTGCCAATGTCAACCTTCCAGCACTTGCCAACAAAGACAAGGATGCGTCAAAAGCTGGAGAAAAGCCAGTCAAGGCGTTCCACGTCTACTCTGACAAACCGCGGTCTAGGGATTCTACCCAATTCAGAAAACCTGAGCCACCAAAGCGTCCTTCCCTAGATTCTAATCACCGCTTGTTAAAGCCCAGCCGAATCACGCAGCCCCTTCAGTCACAAAAGCAGTACGAAGATATATCTGCCGCCAAAATTGAAGAGATGGTTGAAAAGAAGGTAGAGGAGATTCTGGCTGTAAGAGCTGTCAGTGAAAAGTCCAGGCAAACGCAGGTCCGTGAGTTGAATGAACAAGTACAAAAGCGCTTGGAAATGCTTGAGCAGCGCATCGAAGGCACGGAAGACGCAAGGGCCGAAGGATTGTCATTTTTGCTCATGGCCAAGCAACACCAAGCACGTGGCGAGGATAGCTTCGCACTGAAGATGTATCAGCTCGcgcttcctttcttcccagaCAACGAGAAACTTGCAAGGAAGATCAGCACTCTGAAGCAGCGGATCCAGAGCAAGTCTTGTCCAGATGCCGACACAACCGGGAATCACACTCTCACAGCGTCCAAGAGAGAGTTTGGAAGCCTTCTTTCAATCAAGAGGCAGTCCGTGGGAACAAACTTGAAGCGTCAAGCTGAGGATTCGGATGGCGAGTACAATCCCGAAGATAGAGCCGAGGAACTCAGTGACGACGATATTGAAGAAATAACACAAACGAGGCGCAAGAAACGCACCAAAACCAGTTCGCCGTCAGATGAAGGTTCTAGCGTCGACTGTTACGAAGCCCCCTCACCCCGGACAATCCACCTTCTATCGATAATCAACTCTCGCGACGTAAGCCAGATTAAGCTGTTGAAAGGTGTTGGCGTTAAGAAAGCTGAAGCTATAGTTGACTGCCTCTGCGAAATGGATCAGCACTTGGAGGAGCAGGACAGCGATAGACAAGTCCAGATTAACAGTCTTGCCGAACTGAGCACGCTAAGAGGAGTCGGCGTCAAGACTGTTGAAAGCATGAGAAATGGAGTCTTGGCATAA